Proteins encoded in a region of the Candidatus Brocadia sp. genome:
- the sppA gene encoding signal peptide peptidase SppA, with product MTDTQHDNIPPEAGLQPIYIKKSRGAGFWVAVGLASFFFLCTLFLFMLFIGSLVLSKALITSTATKDKKQVFETVVGGSGESKIAIIPIKGILSNESAEGLFIEKPSIVEVVKQQLEQATDDAHVKAILLEVDSPGGGITASDIIYNQITKFKAETQKKVVVYMQDIAASGGYYISSAADAIVAHPTTITGSIGVIMPLINVAELINRYGIKDNSIASGNLKEIGSPLKQMTADEAAVLKGIIDEMYMQFVKVVSTGRNLDIEEVKKIADGRIYTGKQALDKGLVDQLGYPEDAIALTKKLARLTEATIVRYEEHYGLADLFGLMSGKIFQNNTIRLDISQLQERGDTRPMYLWTGYSRGK from the coding sequence ATGACAGATACACAACATGACAATATCCCACCAGAGGCGGGATTGCAACCCATATACATCAAGAAGAGCAGAGGCGCTGGTTTCTGGGTTGCCGTTGGACTAGCCTCATTCTTTTTTTTATGTACGCTCTTTTTATTCATGCTCTTTATCGGTTCTCTTGTCCTCAGCAAGGCGCTCATTACGAGCACTGCAACAAAAGACAAGAAACAAGTCTTTGAAACTGTTGTCGGGGGAAGCGGAGAGAGCAAGATTGCCATAATTCCCATCAAAGGCATATTGAGTAATGAATCGGCAGAGGGTCTGTTTATAGAAAAACCCAGCATAGTCGAGGTCGTGAAACAACAATTGGAACAAGCCACCGATGATGCCCATGTAAAAGCCATTCTGTTAGAAGTAGACAGCCCTGGTGGCGGTATTACGGCTAGCGACATTATCTACAATCAGATTACAAAATTTAAAGCGGAGACACAGAAAAAGGTTGTCGTCTACATGCAGGACATTGCTGCCTCCGGCGGATATTACATCTCCTCTGCAGCTGATGCCATCGTTGCGCATCCCACGACAATCACAGGGAGTATTGGGGTAATTATGCCACTCATCAATGTGGCGGAACTTATTAATCGGTATGGCATAAAGGATAATTCCATTGCCTCCGGTAATCTAAAAGAGATCGGCTCTCCATTGAAACAGATGACAGCAGACGAAGCAGCCGTTTTAAAAGGTATCATCGATGAAATGTATATGCAGTTCGTAAAAGTGGTTTCCACGGGGAGGAACCTGGATATCGAAGAGGTAAAAAAGATTGCTGATGGAAGAATCTATACCGGCAAACAGGCCCTCGATAAGGGATTGGTCGATCAATTAGGTTATCCGGAAGATGCCATTGCGTTAACTAAAAAATTGGCGAGACTTACCGAAGCGACTATCGTAAGATATGAAGAACATTACGGATTAGCCGATCTTTTTGGCCTAATGTCCGGAAAAATTTTCCAAAATAATACGATAAGGCTGGATATTTCTCAATTACAAGAACGGGGTGATACCAGACCTATGTACCTTTGGACTGGCTATTCCAGGGGTAAGTAA
- a CDS encoding UbiX family flavin prenyltransferase: MENIIVGITGASGVIYGQRLIQILCRKECNIHLSISDAAALVIKHELGVDLDRNHPDLVQLLGYTADNITYHSNSDISAAIASSRYPIKAMCIVPCSMNTLCSIAHGISNNLIQRAASVTIKEGRKLVVVPRETPLSSIHLEAMLKLSSIGACILPAMPGFYHKPKTADDQVNFVVAKILDALAIKHMLIPEWHGEECISAVKEGR; this comes from the coding sequence GTGGAAAACATTATTGTTGGCATTACAGGGGCAAGTGGGGTAATCTATGGTCAGCGTCTCATACAAATCCTTTGCAGAAAGGAATGCAATATCCACCTATCAATATCGGATGCCGCAGCCCTGGTTATTAAGCATGAATTAGGAGTTGATTTAGACCGTAACCACCCGGATCTTGTGCAACTTTTGGGTTACACAGCAGACAATATCACCTATCATAGCAATTCAGACATTAGTGCGGCAATTGCCAGTAGCCGATACCCCATTAAGGCAATGTGCATTGTCCCTTGCAGTATGAATACCCTGTGCTCTATTGCCCACGGTATTTCAAATAATCTTATTCAACGTGCAGCAAGTGTAACTATTAAAGAGGGGAGAAAACTTGTGGTGGTGCCGCGAGAAACACCATTATCTTCCATTCATCTGGAAGCTATGTTAAAATTATCTTCCATCGGGGCATGTATATTGCCAGCCATGCCCGGATTTTATCATAAGCCTAAAACTGCGGATGATCAGGTGAATTTTGTAGTGGCTAAGATATTGGATGCGTTGGCTATAAAACATATGCTCATTCCGGAATGGCACGGTGAAGAATGTATCAGTGCAGTGAAGGAAGGGAGGTAG
- a CDS encoding CPBP family intramembrane metalloprotease — MNSYFHRSKSLANSFLFILPLLVLYEVGIALQGASIKNTADVIVKTPLLLFGKNGSLIFNSLVIAFLVVSVFYIEKEYRLNFRIFIPMVVESMVYALCMGYALGFVVYKVLFPYVLAKPFSTNMWMGIILSVGAGVYEEIVFRLLLLSILYYLFVTLLKINKPIGAIVSIILGALIFTSMHYVGTLSDSFTYTSFMFRLLAGIFLSAIFLFRGLGIAVYTHAIYDVLSVLKPFHV; from the coding sequence ATGAATTCGTATTTCCATCGTTCAAAGAGCCTGGCCAATAGTTTTTTGTTTATCCTGCCCCTATTGGTTTTATATGAAGTAGGGATTGCTCTGCAGGGGGCAAGTATTAAAAATACTGCTGATGTCATCGTTAAGACTCCTCTGCTTTTATTTGGCAAAAATGGTTCTTTGATATTTAATTCGCTCGTTATTGCCTTTTTGGTTGTATCGGTATTTTATATAGAAAAGGAATACCGCTTAAATTTCCGGATATTTATCCCCATGGTTGTCGAAAGTATGGTCTATGCCCTTTGTATGGGTTATGCGTTGGGATTCGTTGTTTATAAGGTATTATTCCCTTATGTACTGGCAAAACCTTTTTCCACGAATATGTGGATGGGAATTATTCTTTCTGTTGGCGCAGGGGTTTATGAGGAAATTGTATTTCGGCTCCTTCTCCTGTCAATATTATATTATCTATTTGTGACCCTATTAAAGATAAATAAACCCATTGGTGCAATAGTAAGTATTATTTTGGGCGCTCTCATATTTACCAGCATGCACTATGTGGGGACTTTAAGCGACAGCTTTACATATACAAGTTTTATGTTCCGGTTGTTAGCGGGAATATTTTTATCCGCTATCTTTCTGTTCCGGGGATTGGGTATCGCTGTTTATACACATGCTATCTATGACGTGCTTTCCGTGCTGAAGCCTTTTCATGTCTAA
- a CDS encoding bifunctional nuclease family protein produces the protein MIPMELSKIIITETSDHQIIVLKEKEGQRSFPIVIGLHEAWAIDRAVKGITTPRPLTHDLISNIIEGLSAGVVRIIISDLRNNTFYAKIILQQSGSTVEIDSRPSDAIALAMQKNTPIFVAKKVLEEVCKSEDAF, from the coding sequence ATGATTCCTATGGAACTCTCAAAGATTATCATTACTGAGACAAGCGATCATCAGATTATTGTCCTCAAAGAAAAGGAAGGACAGCGAAGTTTTCCGATTGTTATTGGACTCCATGAAGCATGGGCAATTGATCGGGCAGTAAAAGGGATTACCACTCCGCGTCCTTTAACGCATGACCTAATCAGCAACATCATCGAAGGCCTGAGTGCAGGAGTGGTAAGAATTATTATTAGTGACTTAAGGAATAATACTTTTTACGCAAAGATTATATTGCAGCAAAGCGGCTCAACGGTAGAAATCGATTCCAGGCCTAGCGACGCTATAGCACTTGCAATGCAAAAAAATACACCGATCTTTGTGGCCAAAAAGGTTTTAGAGGAAGTTTGCAAATCGGAAGATGCGTTTTAA
- a CDS encoding metallophosphoesterase, which translates to MYLYDIQLLLQANNCKYKISQYSHCVISMKIGILADTHDNIAAIQKAVCFFNAQDLKYVIHAGDYVAPFSLKKLMKLKAKFIGIFGNNDGERKGLMNVCKNIHEPPYDLLLNGKHILVTHMMESLSKRSTKNTDIIISAHTHVPEVKEGRPLHVNPGECGAWLYGKSTVAVLDLETFRAEIIDLSSVSLDKG; encoded by the coding sequence ATGTATTTGTATGATATACAGCTTTTGCTACAAGCAAATAATTGCAAATACAAAATATCTCAATACTCTCACTGCGTCATCTCAATGAAGATCGGAATCCTCGCAGATACGCATGACAATATCGCTGCTATTCAAAAGGCTGTTTGTTTTTTTAATGCACAGGATCTAAAATATGTCATTCATGCCGGAGATTATGTCGCTCCATTCTCCTTAAAAAAATTAATGAAGCTAAAGGCAAAGTTTATAGGAATATTTGGAAATAATGATGGTGAGCGGAAGGGGTTGATGAATGTTTGCAAAAATATTCATGAGCCGCCTTATGACCTCCTTTTAAACGGCAAACATATTCTGGTCACTCATATGATGGAGAGTCTTTCAAAAAGATCAACGAAAAATACGGATATCATCATCAGTGCCCATACGCATGTCCCTGAAGTTAAAGAAGGGAGACCTTTGCATGTCAATCCTGGTGAGTGCGGTGCGTGGTTATATGGAAAGAGTACTGTTGCAGTGCTAGACCTTGAAACATTCCGTGCTGAGATTATTGACCTTTCATCTGTATCTTTGGATAAAGGTTAG
- a CDS encoding PEGA domain-containing protein, translating to MSRQFSKLVLVTIMCCFMSGAALCGCVLRTLTIDSEPPGAMVYLDDEPIGETPVTTTFTYYGTRKVTLEKVDTEGRLLYERKIAYEKIKPPFYQILPLDFFSEIVLPMKLKDEHYFTYQLDPLKRLPKQEHQEMVIQNAEELRERLRMPVAR from the coding sequence ATGTCCAGACAATTTTCAAAACTCGTTCTTGTTACCATTATGTGCTGTTTCATGAGCGGTGCAGCGCTCTGTGGGTGTGTATTACGTACCCTCACGATTGATTCCGAACCTCCAGGTGCTATGGTCTATTTGGATGATGAGCCAATTGGTGAGACACCTGTAACAACAACATTTACCTATTATGGAACACGAAAGGTTACTTTGGAAAAAGTTGATACGGAAGGCAGGCTATTGTATGAAAGAAAGATTGCCTATGAAAAGATCAAACCACCTTTCTATCAGATTTTACCGCTAGACTTTTTCTCTGAAATAGTGTTACCCATGAAACTGAAGGACGAACATTACTTCACCTATCAGTTAGACCCTTTAAAGCGGCTACCCAAACAAGAACATCAGGAAATGGTCATTCAAAATGCTGAAGAATTACGTGAACGGTTAAGGATGCCCGTTGCCCGTTAG
- a CDS encoding nitroreductase has protein sequence MDIYEVIKKRRSVRSYKSKPVEEEKLRRILEAALSAPSAANRQPICFLVIKDEKIKQQLKKAYDEEWFYTAPVIICACSIPERAWKRSDGKNYGDVDATIAMDHLILAATAEGLATCWVAAFKVLLVKSILNLPPEIEPLALTPVGYPLHIPEPTYRKPLEEIVHTI, from the coding sequence ATGGATATTTATGAAGTTATAAAGAAAAGGCGGAGTGTCCGTTCGTATAAATCAAAACCCGTTGAAGAGGAAAAGCTAAGGCGGATATTGGAAGCGGCACTCTCTGCCCCCAGTGCTGCCAATAGACAACCCATCTGTTTTCTCGTTATTAAGGATGAAAAAATAAAGCAACAATTAAAAAAGGCCTACGATGAAGAATGGTTTTATACAGCACCGGTAATTATCTGTGCCTGCAGTATCCCAGAAAGGGCGTGGAAGCGAAGCGACGGGAAAAACTATGGTGATGTTGATGCCACGATTGCTATGGACCATCTCATCCTTGCTGCAACGGCAGAAGGATTGGCTACTTGTTGGGTTGCGGCGTTTAAGGTACTGCTCGTAAAATCCATACTGAATCTGCCTCCAGAAATTGAGCCTCTGGCGTTGACACCGGTTGGATATCCCTTACATATCCCAGAACCGACTTATCGCAAACCTTTGGAGGAAATAGTTCATACCATCTAA
- a CDS encoding universal stress protein, whose product MIILKKILCPVDHSECSYLALKYAISLALKDEAKLYLMHVIDTRLYDTEIYKFSPYKITEIDMSKIREDLMRSLPEGTTDVLDVETIVVKGVPFHEIVNAAAEIGADIIVIGTHGRTGLSHIVMGSVAEKVVRKAACPVLTVRMPPPLPDTN is encoded by the coding sequence ATGATTATATTAAAAAAGATACTATGCCCCGTAGACCATTCCGAATGTTCGTATCTTGCCTTGAAATATGCTATTTCTCTGGCATTAAAGGACGAGGCAAAATTATACCTCATGCACGTGATAGACACCCGTTTGTATGATACAGAAATATACAAATTCAGCCCGTATAAAATTACTGAGATTGACATGTCTAAAATCCGTGAAGATTTGATGAGAAGTTTGCCAGAAGGTACAACGGACGTCTTAGACGTAGAAACGATTGTAGTGAAAGGGGTGCCGTTTCATGAGATTGTTAATGCTGCAGCAGAAATTGGTGCGGATATTATAGTGATTGGCACTCACGGCAGAACAGGACTTTCTCATATTGTGATGGGCAGCGTAGCAGAAAAGGTAGTGAGAAAAGCCGCCTGTCCTGTACTTACGGTTAGAATGCCACCCCCGCTTCCAGATACAAATTAA